A window of Streptomyces sp. NBC_01224 genomic DNA:
GCGGGTCTCCGGCCTCCGCGCCGCCTCCGGTCGTCGACAGGATCTCCGGAGCGCTCGCCCCTAGCCCAAGTAGTCTTCCGTGGGCGCCGGTTCACCATCGGCGCCAAGCAGCGGCAGCGCCCTGAGGGCCAGTGCCCACCCCAGCCGCGCCTCGCCCGACTCCGGAGAACGGCCGGTGAGTTCGGCGATCCGGCCGATCCGGTTGAGGACCGTGTTGCGGTGGCAGTAGAGGAGCTCGGCGGCACGCGCCGCCGAGCAGCCGTTGTCGAGCCAGACCCGCAGCGTGCTGAGCAGCGCGTCGCGTTCGGCCGCCGTGTCCAGGACGGCGCCCAGTTGCGTGGTGACGATGCGCTCGGCGATCTCTGGCCGGCCGACCAGCAGGACCTCCGCCAGCCGGTCGTCGAACGCCGCCGCCTCGCCGCTTCCGGTGGGCAGCGTACGCAGGGCCTGCTCGGCCAGCCGCAGGGCCCGGCCCGCCTGGGCGAGCCGGTCGAACTCCGGTGATACGCCAGCGGTGGCACCGGTTCGGTGGCGCAGCAGGTCGAGCAGTACGCCGGACTCTCCCGCGGCCAGCCGCACGATTCCCGCGTACCGGCCCGATCTCGGCCGCCAGAAGGACCAGATGCCGTGGTCGTCGAGGACGGGCGCCGGGTTGGGCGGCGCGGCCGGGTCCTGGGCGGCGACGACGATGACGTACCGGTCGTGGACCGGTACTCCGAGCGCGGCGGAAGCTGCCGCGGCGACCGCCGGGTCGTCCCCGCGCCCGTCGAGGAGGGCCTCGAAGAGGGCGACCCGGCGGGTGTCCTGGCGGCCCTGCATCTCCAGCTGGGTCAACCGGTACGACTCGGCCATCACCAGCGAGTAGCGGTCGATGGTCTCCCAGACGGCACCCGCCATGTCGAGCTCGGCGTCCGGGTCGCCCGCGACCACGCCCACCGGGTCCTGCCCCCGCCCGGCCCCACCGGCCCGTGTCGCCCGCAGGTGCTCCGCCATCACCTGCCACATCACCCGGCCGCCGCGCCGGTAGGCCTGCAGCACGGTGTCCAGCGGTACGTTCTGCTCCGCGCGGCGCCGCCCCGTCTCGCGCGCCGCGTACTCGAAGTCACCCCCGCTGGAGGGCAGTCCGCCGAAGTCCTCCAGCGCCCGCAGCAGATTGTCGCGGCAGATCTCCCACAGATCGACCCGGCTGACGGGCGCGCCCGAGGCGTACGTGCCGCTGTGCGCGTGGATGTCGGCGACGACCCGCCGGGTCAGTTCGTCGATCTGCGGCACCAGAGCGACGGCCAGGGCGCGGCGCAGCTCGCCGTCGGCGCCGCCACTGCCGTGGTCGTCGCTGCGAGGGGTCCGGGCTCCGGGATTGTCCGCCATGCCGGAAGGTTAGCGCCGCCCTCCCGATAGGCGGATGCCTTGTCGCATGCACCTCTGAGGGGCTGCTGCCCAGGTGGGTGATGCGCATGGTGGGCATCTGCACATTGTGTGAAGACCGGACGACGGCTGATTCTGAGCAGCAGCAGCCGTGTAAACGCCATGTTTCCTGGAGCGTGTCATGTTTCTCAGCGTCGCCACTGTCCTCCGTGAGTCGGCCCGTAGGTATCCCGACCGCGTCGCCGTGGTCGATTCGGACACACGGCTCACCTACCGGGAGCTGTGGGCGCGGGCGCTGGGCTGCGCGGGCGCGCTGCGGGCGTCCGGGGTGCGTCCGGGGGACCGGGTGGCGGTGCTGCTGCCCAATTCGGCGGACTTCCTGTACGCGTACTACGGGGCGCTCGCCGCCGGGGCGACGGTCGTACCGGTGCATGGGCTGCTGGTGGCCGACGAGGTGGCGTACGTACTGCGGCACAGCGGTTCCGTTGCGCTGATCAGTGGTGGTCCGCTGTGGCCGGTGGCCGAGGAGGGGGCGCGTGCCGCGGGGGTGCGGGCTGTGCGCGGCGTCCCGACGGACGGTGACCCGCTGCCCGCGCCGGAGCCCGCGGCGCCGGGCGACACCGCGGTGATCCTCTACACGAGCGGCACGACCGGGCGGCCGAAGGGTGCACTTCTCACCCATCTCAACATCGTGATGAACGCGTCCGTGATCGCCCACGACCTGGTGGGGCTGGACGTCGACGACGTGGTCCTCGGCTGTCTGCCGCTGTTCCACAGCTACGGGCAGACCTGTGCGATGAACGCGACGCTACGGGCAGGGGCCACGCTCGTCCTCATGCCGCGCTTCAGCGGCGCGGGCGCACTCGAACTGCTGGCCGCCGAGGGCGTGAGCGTCTTCATGGGCGTACCGACGATGTATCACGCACTTGTCGAGGCGGCGAAGGACGCCACGGCGCGGGACGACACGACGCCCCGTCTCACTCTGCGTGCGGCCGTCTCGGGCGGCGCCGCGCTCCCCGTCGCCGTGCTCGAACGCTTCGAGGAGACCTTCGCGACGCAGGTCCTGGAGGGTTACGGGCTGACCGAGACCTCCCCCGCCGCCACCTTCAACCAGCCGGAGCTCGGCCGGCGACCCGGCACGGTCGGCCACCCGGTCTGGGGCGTGGAGATCGGCGTCGCGGACGCGGCCGTCGAGGACGCCGTGGTGCTGCTGCCGGACGGCGAGGTCGGCGAGGTCGTGGTGCGCGGCCACAACGTCTTCGCGGGGTATCTCGACGATCCGGAGGCGACGGCCGCCGCCGTGGTCGACGGCTGGTTCCGCACCGGAGATCTCGGGGTGCGGGACGAGGACGGCTTCCTGAGCATCGTCGACCGGAAGAAGGACCTGGTCATCCGGGGCGGCTTCAACATCTATCCGCGTGAGGTCGAAGAGGTGCTCGTGCGTCATCCGGCGATCTCCGAGGTCGCGGTGATCGGGGTGCCGGACGAGGCGCGCGGCGAGGAGATCTGCGCGGTCGTCGTGCTGCGTGCGGACGCGGGTGCGGTGACGGAGGAGGACGTGATCGCCTGGTCCCGGGACCGGCTCGGGCGGCACAAGTATCCGCGGATCGTGCGGTTCACCGAGACGCTGCCGCTCGGCCCGACCGGCAAGGTCCTCAAACGGGCGCTGACGGCCGCCTCTTCCTGATCCATCCGGCCGACGCCGACGCCCCGACGACGACCGGAGCCATGTCCGCCCCCGCACGCCCCCTCGCCCCGACCGCGGACAGCGGACCGCACGACGCGCTCTCCGGTGCGCGGGGCGCGGTGCCGAACCCGCAGGGCCTCGTCCGGGTCGACGCGGTCCCGCACCGGGTACGTATCGAGTCACCGGTGCCGGTGGAGGCGCTGCACCCCGACGGCTCCCTCACCCACCATCCGTCCGGCTCGTCGACCGTCGCACTCTCCACAACCGCACTGTCCGCGATCGCGCCGCAGAAGGGCTGAAGCCACCTCATGACTGCCGTACCCCCTCCCATCTCCAAGACGTCACCTCAGGTCGGCACGGTCCACGGGGCGGTGCGCGGCGCGCTGGAGCAGGGCGTCGCCGTCTTCCGCGGTATCCCGTACGCGGCTGCGCCGATCGGCACCCGCCGCTTCCGGGCGCCGGAGCCGCCCGAGCCCTGGGAGGGCGTACGGGAAGCGGTGGCGTTCGGGCCGACCGCACCCAAGCGGCCGTACTCCCCGCCGCTGGACCGGCTGCTGCCCGATCCCGACGTACCCGGCGACGGCTGCCTCAACCTCAATGTGTGGACACCGTCCCCGGCCCGTACCGGGCTGCCCGTCCTCGTCTGGATCCACGGCGGCTCGCTGCTGCACGGCTCGTCGGCCGTTCCGTTGTACGACGGGGCGGCGTTCGCCCGTGACGGCGTCGTCCTCGTGTCGGTCAACTACCGCCTGGGCATAGAGGGGTTCGGGGTATTTCCGGACGCGCCCGCCAACCGGGGGCTGCTCGATCAGCTCGCGGCGCTGGCCTGGGTGCGGGACAACATCGCGGCGTTCGGCGGCGATCCGGACCTGGTCACGGTGTGCGGTGAGTCGGCGGGGGCCATCAGCATCGCCGCCCTGCTGGCCGCCCCGCGTGCCAAGGGCCTGTTCCGGCGTGCGGTGCTGCAGAGTGGTGCGCCGACCGCACTGCCCCTGGACGCCGCCCGCCGCACCACGGAGCTGATCGCGAAACGGCTGGGGGTCACAGCCACGGCCGGGGCGCTGGCTGCGGTGGACCCGGCCGAGCTCCTGGCGGCGCAGACCGAGGTGACGTCCGGCGGCTCCCCGCTGACCGGCGGGAATTCCTTCCAGATCGTGGTGGACGGCGATCTGCTGCCCCGAGATCCGCTCGAAGCGCTGCTGGACGGCGCCGCGGACGACGTCGATCTGCTGATGGGCGCGAACAGCGAGGAGTACCGGCTCTGGTTCGTGCCGAGCGGTCTGACGGAGCGGCTGTCCAGGATCAAGCTGCGGCTGGCCCTGCTGAAGTTCAAGGTGCCGGGCGCCACGGCGCGTACGTACCGCGCTAACCGGCCCGGTGCCACTCCGGGTGAGCTGCTCGGGGCGCTGGCCACCGATCTGCTGCTGCGCGTCCCGCTGAACCGGGTGGCCGATGCACGCGCCGGCGCCTCGGGGAGCACCCATGTCTACGAGTTCGGCTGGCCGTCCCCCGTGCTGCGGCTCGGTGCCTGTCACGGGCTGGAGATCGCGTTCGTCTTCGACACACTGGACCGGCCCGACGCGGTGGCCCTGGCGGGCGAGGACGCTCCGCAGGAGCTGGCCGACGCGATGCACGCGGCGTGGGTACGGTTCGCCGCCTCCGGTGATCCCGGCTGGCCGGCCTGGGACACGTCCCGCCCGGTGATGGGCTTCGGCCCCGGAGCGCCCGCCGTGGTGCGCGCCCCGCGCGACGAGGAGCTGCGTGGCTGGGCACCGTACCGGAGGAACACCTGACACGGTCGGCGGGCCGTCGGCAGCGGCGCGGGCGGCCCCCGGCCCGCGGGCCGGGGGCCGGGGATCCTCCCGGCATCAGTCCTTGTTCTGCGCCGCCCAGAACTCGTCGAACGTGAGCAGCCCGTCGCCATTGGCGTCGTGCGAGTTGATGACGGCCTGGGCCACCGGCTCGGTGACATAGGGGTCGCCGAGCTGAGCCATCACGCTCTTGTACTCGGCAGCCGATATCAGCCCGTCGCCGTTCAGATCGAACCGCTGGAATGCCTTGCGTGCCGACTCGATGTCCGCCACAGTTCCGCCCCTTCGTAATGCCTGGCCAATGCCTGACCAGTGTCTGACTGACGGGGTCAGATTAACGGGCGCGACGGATGGCGGTCGCGGCGGCCGATGGTCGATCATGGATGGGGTGTCCGCCGCCCGGCGGACCGCGTTCGGGACCGGGGAGAGAGACGTCGATGGACGACACACTGGCAAAGATCCTGGCGGCTGCGGCGCACGGGCGGTTTCCCCCGCCGGACGGGTCCACGACGGTGGTGGGGCAGCCCGGCACCCGGGATGCGGGAGTACTGGCGTTCACCGCGCACTCGGTGGTGTTCACCGACGAGGATCCGGGGTGGGTGCGGGCCGTGCTGGCCGCCACCCCCGGTGACGCGCTCGCCGCGACGATGAATCCGTACTTCCTGAGCGCGCTGCTGGCCCGGAGCGGCCGGCACATGAGCACCATCGATCTGCTGACGGTCGCGGACGCGCTGCCGGGCGAGCCGGAGATAGCGCTGCGGGAGATCAAGGACCCGGAGCATCCTCGGGTGGCACGGGCGATGAAGTACCGCGACGAGGTGCGGGTCTGGTCCGCCGACGGCGGTGTGGTGGTCCTCGGCCGGGGAGTCGCGGGGCGCTGGGAGGCCGCGGTCGAGGTGGCCGAGGAGGCGCGCGGCCGGCGGCTGGGGGAACGGCTGGCGCGGGCGGCCCGGCATCTGGTGCCGGACGCGGTGGTGTGGGCGCAGCAGTCGCCGGGGAACGCCCGCAGTGTGCGGACGTTCCAGGCGGCGGGCTACCGGCCGGTGGGCGCGGAGGCCCTGTTGGTCGCCGGCTGAGTGTTCAACGGGCCGGCGGGGTCACGGCTCGTGGCTGACGCCGGGCCGTCAGCGGAAGACGCCGGTGTGGCCGAGTGAGTAGCGGCCCGGCTGCGGGTAGACGGCGAGTCCGTGCGGGCCCCTGCCCACCGGGATCCGGGCGAGCTGCTTGCCGCTGGTGGTGTCGATCGCGTACACCTCGGAGTTGTAACGCCCGCTCAGCCAGAGGACCTTGCCGTCCGCCGAGACTCCGCCCATGTCGGGGCTGCCGCCGTTCGGCAGGCGCCATTTCTTCGCCAGTTTGCGCTGTGCGAAGTCGAAGACGGAGATGGAGCCCTCGCCCCGGTTGGAGATGTACATCTCCTTGGAGTCGCGGCTGACGTAGAGGCCGTGGGCACCCTTGCCGGTGGGCAGCAGCTTCGGGGTGGTGAACTTCTTCCCGTCCAGCACCCACACCCCGTTGGCCATCATGTCCGCGATGTAGAACGTGCCGCCGTCGGGTGACAGCTTCACGTCCTGTGGCATCGCGCCCTTGAACGGCAGCTTCTGCCGGCCGACGACCTTCATCCGCGCCGTGTCGACCTTGAGGAGTTCGCCGGAGAACTCGCAGGAGACGATGAAGTACCGGCCGTCCATGGAGAAGTCGGCGTGGTTGACGCCCGCGCAGCTGACCGGGACGGCCTTGGCCGTCTTCATGGTGTGGGCGTCGCGGAAGACCAATTGGCGGTCCATCGAGGCCATCACCACGGCGTACTTGCCGTCCGGTGTGAAGTAGAGGTTGTACGGGTCGGAGACGGGCATCGTGCGGCTCACCTTCCCGGTGGCCGGATCGATGGCCGTGAGGCTGTCACCGATGTCGTTGTTGACCCAGAGGGTCTTCAGGTCCCAGGACGGGACGACGTGCTGCGGCTGGCGGCCGACCTTGATGGTCTGGATGACCTTGTACGTCGCGGGATCGATCACCGACACCGTGTCGGAGTTGGTGTTGGGGACGTACACCCGGGACGGGAAGTCCTTGACGACCGGGGAGAGCTTCCCCGGCCGGTCGGCCGCGTAGACGTCCTTGGCGTCGAGCACCGGTGGCATGCCGGGCAGCGCGGGTTTCGCTCTGACGGACGGTGCGGCGGCCTCGGCGTTCCCCTTCTCGGCGGAAGTGCCGCAGCCGGTGAGTACCGCCAGCAGGACGCCCCCGAGCAGGGCCGCGGTGAGCTTGGTGGAGGGAGGCATCACGTCAGCAGCTCCGTGGTCGTCACCGCGCGCAGTCGGCGGCGGTCGATTTCGGTGAGGAGGAGAGGCAGGGCGGCGACCGTGTCCGCGTAGCCGAAATGCAGGCTCACCACCGATCCGTTGCGGATCTCCCCGGCCACCTTGCGGGTGACGGCCGCGGCGCCGGGAGAGGTGAAGTCGAGGGAGTCCACGTCGTACGAGAGGACGTGCGGATAGCCGGCCCTGGCGGCGAGCCGCTGGACGAGCGGGGTGGCGTACCGGGTGCGGGAGGGCCTGAACCAGGTGCCGATGGAGCCGGTGAGCCGGCGCAGCCGCTGGGCGCAGCCGGTGATCTCCGCGTACGCCTCGGCCTCGCCCATCGAGGAGATGTCGATGTGGCGCTGGGTGTGGTTGCCGAGGTCGTGGCCGCCGTCGAGGATGCGGCGGGCCATCTCGGGGTGTTCGTCCAGCCAGCTGCCGACGGCGAGGACGGTGATCCGGGCGTGGGCCCGTTCGGCCTCGGCGAGTACGGTCCGGGCGATGGCGGGGTCGCCCTGGCCGTGGAAGGTGAGGGCGACGCGGGCGCGGTCGCGGGGGCCGTGGTCGATCTGGGCCGGCTGCCCGGGGAAGCGGTGCGGGTCGGGCGCGGGGTGCGGGATCGCGGGCCGGGTGGTCGCGGTGACAGGGTGCTTCGGGCTCACTGCGGTCGGGACGGTTCTGGCCGACGTACCGGCGGCGTCGCCGCGGTCCACGCATCCGGCGGTGAGGGCACCGGCGATGGCAGCCCCTGCTCCCGCGCGCAGAGCGCTGCGGCGGTGCACCGGTGTGTCGGAGGCGTTCATGTGAAGAACAGTAGGGGCAAAGTGGATAAACACTGACAATATATAGGCATTTGGGTGACACGAATGAATCACCCGCCGAATCTCATAAATATTCATGGTTTTCCAGGCAAGTGACCCATAACACCTGCGATTCACTTGCGGAATGTCGCACCATGACAGCGAATGCCCTTTTTGCGCCTTTGGCGGCGAGGTCGCCCGTCTGCCATAGTCGATGACACGACCGCATCGACCCGAGCTCGGTCGTCACAAGCGGCCGTGAACACACCCCCCATTTCACGGCCCCCACACAGCAGCCCCCGAAGCGCCGCACCACGGCAGACCGGGGGCTTCTGTGCATCCGGGCACGGGCCCGCCGGGGATCAGCGGTCGGAGATCCGCATCTCGAACCAGGTGGTCTTGCCGCGCGGCAACAGATCCACGCCCCACCGGTCGGAGAGCTTGTCGACGAGGAAAAGCCCCCGGCCGCTGATGTCCATCTCCTGGACGGGCATCAGACACGGCAGTCCACGCGAGGGATCGCGCACCTCGATCCGGATCCATCCGCGGCGGCGCAGCATCCGTAACCCGAAAACCCGGGCGCCGGTGTGCCGTACCGCGTTGCCGACGAGCTCCGAGACGAGCAGCACGGCGTATTCGGCGGTATGCGCGGAGAGCGCCCACTGGCGCAGCACCACACACGAGGTGAGCCTTCGGGCGGTGGCCGCGGACTCCGGGCGGGACGGCAGCCGGACTTCACCCTCCGCCGGGTTTCCGAACAACTCCAGTGCTTTGAACGCCTGTTCGTCATCGACCGCCGGAATCCAGCGTGCCGCTGTCGCACCGCTGCGCGGTCGCGGCTGTTCCACACCCTCCAGGCCCGCCATGCACACCATCATGGCCGCAAGACGAGCGCTCCGGGGCCGTTCCAAAGGAATCCGCACCCCGGAATGCATCATTCCGGAGAGGTCGGTAGGCATATGCCAGTGGCAGAATGCGGCTCGACGCACCCACTCCGACCTGCACAGATAACGCCTCCGAGCGAGGTTGCCAGCCCCTTCGGCCGGCCGGGCCTCAAGGTTCTCTTAAGGCCCAGCCAATCCGCCCGCACGGATGAACCCGCGTCACTCTGTGCCCAACTGGCGTTCGGTCAGAGGAACTTGGCCTTGCCCGGACCCTCTTCCACAAAGCTGCGCATACCGCGCTCCCGGTCCTCGGTGGCGAACAGACCTGCGAACCAATTCCGCTCGATCGTGAGCCCGGTGTCGATGTCCGTCTCCAGGCCGGCATCGACGGATTCCTTGGCGGCGCGCAGCGCGAGGGCGGGCCCCTTCGCCAGCTTGGCGGCCCAGGCATGCGCCTGCTCGTACACCTCGGCCGCGGGCACCACGCGGTCCACCAGACCGATCGTCAGGGCCTCCTCGGCCTTCACATGGCGGCCGGTGAAGATCAGGTCCTTGGCCCGGGAGGGGCCGATCAGCCGGGCGAGGCGCTGGGTGCCGCCCGCTCCGGGGATCAGTCCGAGCAGGATCTCGGGCTGGCCCAGCCTGGCGTTGTCGGCGGCGATCCGGAAGTCGGCACAGAGCGCCAGCTCGCAGCCGCCGCCCAGCGCGTAGCCGGTGACTGCGGCGACGACAGGCTTGGGGATCCGGGCCACCGCGGTGAAGGATTCCTGCAGCGCCTTGGACCGTACGACCATCGCCGTGTGGTCCATCGCCTGCATCTCCTTGATGTCCGCGCCCGCCGCGAACACCTTCTCGCCGCCGTAGAGGACCACGGCACGCACATCGTCGCGCCGGGTCGCCTCTTCGGCGAGTTCACGCAGCCGGTCCTGGGTGGCGACATCCAGGGCGTTCATGGGCGGACGGTCCAGCAGGATCGTGCCGACGCCGTCACTTACTTCGAGGGTTGCGGTCATGAGAGGCAGGTTAACCGGGGCTAACGCGAGCGGGCCCGGTGCTGTTGGTCACAGCACCGGGCCCGCTCGCTCTCCGTACGACGCGAGCTACTTGGTCCACTCCGACCAGGACATGTTCCAGCCGTTGAGGCCGTTGTCCGGCTGGATCGTCCTGTCCCGCGAGTTCTTCACGACCACTACGTCGCCGATGAGCGAGTTGTCGAAGAACCAGGCCGCCGAGGTCTTCTTGCTCCAGGCACCACGCACGTCCTGGAGACCGACGCAGCCATGGCTGGTGTTGGCCGAGCCGAAGACACCGGAGCCACCCCAGTAGTTGCCGTGGATGAAGGTGCCCGAGGTGGACAGGCGCATCGCGTGCGGCACGTCCTTGATGTCGTACTCGCCCCCGAAGCCGACGGTGTCACCATTCATCCGGGTCACCTTGAGCTTCTCGCTGATGACCATCTGGCCGTTGTACGTGGTGGTCGCCGGGGCACCCGCCGAGATCGGGATGTCCTTGATCTGCTTGCCGTCGCGGACGACCTTCATCCGGTGCGTGCTCGCGTCGACGGTACTGACCTGCCTGCGGCCGATGGTGAAGGAGATCGTCTTGGCCTGCTTGCCGTAGACGCCCGGTCGCCCCTCGACGCCGTCGAGGTTGAGCTTCACGGTCACCTTGGTTCCCGCGGCCCAGTAATCCTCGGGGCGGAAGTCGAGGCGGTCGTTGCCGAACCAGTGGCCTTCGATCGGTACGGAAGGCTCGGCCGTCACCTTGATGGCGTTCTCGACCGCTGCCGGGTCGGTGATGCCACGGGTGAAGTGGATCGAGACGGGCATGCCGACGCCGACCGTGGAACCGTCCTCCGGGGTGTACTGCCCGATGAAGGTGTTCTGCGGGACCAGCGTCGTGAAGCTGGTGTCCTTCGCCGATTCACGGCCCTTCGCGTCCTTGGCGACCGCGTGCACCTTGTACTTGGTCGCCGCGGCCAGATGCTGGTCCGGTGTCCAGCTCGTGCCGTCCGCCGCGATCTTCCCCTCGACCTCGGCGCCCTTGGGGTCGGCGACCTTCACCGTGGTCAGCTTCCCCTGCTCGGCGGAGATCTTCAGTGCCCCGCTGGTGGCGACGGAGTCCGCCCCGTCCTTCGGCGCAATGGTCACCACGGCCTGCGAGGCGGTGGTGTCGTCGACCTTCGACCCGCCCTTGCGGTCCTTGCCCGCACTGCCGGCGTCGTCTCCCCCGCCGCACGCCGTCACCAGCAACAGGAGCGCACCCAGTACCAGAGCCAGCAGTCCGGTGGCCCCTCGCCCACGCCGCCCGCTGTTCGCCCCGGCCGATGTCCCCGATATCGGCTGCCCGTTCAATGTGCTCGTCTCCCCTCACACGGCCTGGCCCCGCCAAGACCCCTGGGAGCCCGCAGGCCCCCGCCCCCGCGCGCTGCACATGCGCGCTCAGCGAAAGATAATCACACCGATCACGGGGAGATGACCCCGCGGATGTCACCGTTCAGTCCCAACTTGTTCCGGGACTTCGCCAGGTGACACAGGGTACGGGTGCGGCGGGGCCGGCCGCCCTGCCCGTGTCCTGATCCGCCGGACAGGTCCTGGGGGATCCGACGGGGCCTCAGCTGAGGGCCGAGCCGGCCTTCCACCGGGTCCAGTTCAGATTCCAGCCTCCGAGCCCATTGTCCGGTGCCACCTGCTTGTCCTTGGAGTTGACGACCTCGATCACATCGCCGATGAGTGTCCGGTCGAAGAACCAGGCGGCCGGGGTGGAGCTGCTGCCACCCTCCGCATCGAGCAGCCCGACGCAGCCGTGGCTGACGTTGGCCGAGCCGAAGACGTCCTCGTCCGACCAGTAGTTGCCGTGCACGAAGGTGCCGGAATCGGTGAGCCGGAGGGCGTGCGGGACGTCCGAGATGTCGTACTCGCCGCCGAAGCCGACCGTGCGGCCGTCCATCCGGGTCACGTCGTACTTCTCGCTGACCACCATCTTCCCGTTGTACGTGTCCATCCCCGGGTAGCCCGCCGTGATCGGGACCGTGGAGAGGAGCCGGCCGTCGCGGCGAACCTCCATCGTGTGCGCCGCGGCGTCGACCAGGGACGTGTGACGGGCCGAGCGGTTCCCGGCGCCGTCCAGGGCGACCGCGTCGACGCTGTACTTGGAAGCGAGCCTGAGCCGGTCCGTCTTCCCCCGGGGCGTCCAGGAGAGACCGTCGTGCGCGATCCGGCCCGGCACCTCCTGCCGCTGTGCGTCCTCGATCCGCGTCACCTTGACGCTCTCCAGCCGCCCGTCGGGGACCTTCACCTCCATCCGGCCGTCCGGACCGATGTTCTTCGCCCCGTCCAGCGGGGTGATCAGGATCGCTTCCTGCGGGGAGCGTGCCTTCCCACTGAGGATGGATCCGGCACCGGTGCATCCGCTCAGTACGGCCGATACGACGAGCAGTCCTGCCCATGTCAGCACGGTGGCCGAGCTCGCCACCGCCCTCTTCGCTACGTGGTTCACGTCCCCCCAACGATGGGGGCCGGTCGGGGGAAACGTGAGTGCGGGCCCCCGCGTGGGCAGAACAGAGGGGAGGACCACACTCGGGGAGCCGCGGCCGGGACGCCGCGCGCTCCCTTTCGGTGCCGGTCCCCACGAGCCGCGGGAGGCGAGCAGGTGTCGAGCGCAGCCGAGCAGAAGGCAGTGCAGGAGACGGGCGCGGAGACCGTGCCGGAGAGCATGCGGGAGGTCGTGCCGGGGCGGCCGCCCGCCGTGTGGCCCGGCGCCCCGATGCCGCTCGGGGCCCGCTTCCGGGTGGGTCCCGACGGGGTGGCCGGCACCAATTTCGCGCTCTGGGCGGGCGGCGCGGAGGCCGTCGAACTCTGCCTCTTCGACGAGGAGGGGAGCGAGACACGCCTTGTGCTGGCCGAGCTGACCCATGAGATCTGGCACGGCTTCGTGCCGGGCGTGCGGCCGGGGCAGCGGTACGGCTACCGGGTGCACGGCCGCTGGGACCCCTGGACCGGCGCCCGCTGGAACGCGGCGAAGCTGCTCCTCGATCCGTACGCACGGGCCGTGGACGGCTCTTTCACCCTTCCGGCCGAGGTGTACGGCCATGTGAGGGACTGGCCGCACCAACAGGTCGCCGACACCGTGCGCGACGAACGGGACTCCGCTCCGTACGTACCGAAGGGTGTCGTGGTCCATGACGACGACGACTGGGCGCAGGACCGCCGGCCCAAGACCCCGTGGGCGGACTCCGTCATCTACGAGCTGCACGTACGCGGCTTCACCAAGCTGCACCCCGAAATCCCCGAGGAGCTGCGGGGCACGTACGCCGGTCTCGCCCACCCGGCGGCCATCGGCCATCTGCAGCGGCTCGGGGTCACGGCGGTCGAACTGCTGCCGGTGCATCAGTTCGCCCACGAGGACCATCTGCTCCGGCGCGGCCTGCACAACTACTGGGGCTACAACTCCATCGGCTACTTCGCCCCGCACGCCGACTACTCGGCGAGCGGGACCACGGGCCA
This region includes:
- a CDS encoding carboxylesterase/lipase family protein, translated to MTAVPPPISKTSPQVGTVHGAVRGALEQGVAVFRGIPYAAAPIGTRRFRAPEPPEPWEGVREAVAFGPTAPKRPYSPPLDRLLPDPDVPGDGCLNLNVWTPSPARTGLPVLVWIHGGSLLHGSSAVPLYDGAAFARDGVVLVSVNYRLGIEGFGVFPDAPANRGLLDQLAALAWVRDNIAAFGGDPDLVTVCGESAGAISIAALLAAPRAKGLFRRAVLQSGAPTALPLDAARRTTELIAKRLGVTATAGALAAVDPAELLAAQTEVTSGGSPLTGGNSFQIVVDGDLLPRDPLEALLDGAADDVDLLMGANSEEYRLWFVPSGLTERLSRIKLRLALLKFKVPGATARTYRANRPGATPGELLGALATDLLLRVPLNRVADARAGASGSTHVYEFGWPSPVLRLGACHGLEIAFVFDTLDRPDAVALAGEDAPQELADAMHAAWVRFAASGDPGWPAWDTSRPVMGFGPGAPAVVRAPRDEELRGWAPYRRNT
- a CDS encoding GNAT family N-acetyltransferase; the encoded protein is MDDTLAKILAAAAHGRFPPPDGSTTVVGQPGTRDAGVLAFTAHSVVFTDEDPGWVRAVLAATPGDALAATMNPYFLSALLARSGRHMSTIDLLTVADALPGEPEIALREIKDPEHPRVARAMKYRDEVRVWSADGGVVVLGRGVAGRWEAAVEVAEEARGRRLGERLARAARHLVPDAVVWAQQSPGNARSVRTFQAAGYRPVGAEALLVAG
- a CDS encoding YncE family protein, which produces MPPSTKLTAALLGGVLLAVLTGCGTSAEKGNAEAAAPSVRAKPALPGMPPVLDAKDVYAADRPGKLSPVVKDFPSRVYVPNTNSDTVSVIDPATYKVIQTIKVGRQPQHVVPSWDLKTLWVNNDIGDSLTAIDPATGKVSRTMPVSDPYNLYFTPDGKYAVVMASMDRQLVFRDAHTMKTAKAVPVSCAGVNHADFSMDGRYFIVSCEFSGELLKVDTARMKVVGRQKLPFKGAMPQDVKLSPDGGTFYIADMMANGVWVLDGKKFTTPKLLPTGKGAHGLYVSRDSKEMYISNRGEGSISVFDFAQRKLAKKWRLPNGGSPDMGGVSADGKVLWLSGRYNSEVYAIDTTSGKQLARIPVGRGPHGLAVYPQPGRYSLGHTGVFR
- a CDS encoding EF-hand domain-containing protein, whose amino-acid sequence is MADIESARKAFQRFDLNGDGLISAAEYKSVMAQLGDPYVTEPVAQAVINSHDANGDGLLTFDEFWAAQNKD
- a CDS encoding long-chain-fatty-acid--CoA ligase, producing the protein MFLSVATVLRESARRYPDRVAVVDSDTRLTYRELWARALGCAGALRASGVRPGDRVAVLLPNSADFLYAYYGALAAGATVVPVHGLLVADEVAYVLRHSGSVALISGGPLWPVAEEGARAAGVRAVRGVPTDGDPLPAPEPAAPGDTAVILYTSGTTGRPKGALLTHLNIVMNASVIAHDLVGLDVDDVVLGCLPLFHSYGQTCAMNATLRAGATLVLMPRFSGAGALELLAAEGVSVFMGVPTMYHALVEAAKDATARDDTTPRLTLRAAVSGGAALPVAVLERFEETFATQVLEGYGLTETSPAATFNQPELGRRPGTVGHPVWGVEIGVADAAVEDAVVLLPDGEVGEVVVRGHNVFAGYLDDPEATAAAVVDGWFRTGDLGVRDEDGFLSIVDRKKDLVIRGGFNIYPREVEEVLVRHPAISEVAVIGVPDEARGEEICAVVVLRADAGAVTEEDVIAWSRDRLGRHKYPRIVRFTETLPLGPTGKVLKRALTAASS
- a CDS encoding PucR family transcriptional regulator, whose amino-acid sequence is MADNPGARTPRSDDHGSGGADGELRRALAVALVPQIDELTRRVVADIHAHSGTYASGAPVSRVDLWEICRDNLLRALEDFGGLPSSGGDFEYAARETGRRRAEQNVPLDTVLQAYRRGGRVMWQVMAEHLRATRAGGAGRGQDPVGVVAGDPDAELDMAGAVWETIDRYSLVMAESYRLTQLEMQGRQDTRRVALFEALLDGRGDDPAVAAAASAALGVPVHDRYVIVVAAQDPAAPPNPAPVLDDHGIWSFWRPRSGRYAGIVRLAAGESGVLLDLLRHRTGATAGVSPEFDRLAQAGRALRLAEQALRTLPTGSGEAAAFDDRLAEVLLVGRPEIAERIVTTQLGAVLDTAAERDALLSTLRVWLDNGCSAARAAELLYCHRNTVLNRIGRIAELTGRSPESGEARLGWALALRALPLLGADGEPAPTEDYLG
- a CDS encoding polysaccharide deacetylase family protein, encoding MNASDTPVHRRSALRAGAGAAIAGALTAGCVDRGDAAGTSARTVPTAVSPKHPVTATTRPAIPHPAPDPHRFPGQPAQIDHGPRDRARVALTFHGQGDPAIARTVLAEAERAHARITVLAVGSWLDEHPEMARRILDGGHDLGNHTQRHIDISSMGEAEAYAEITGCAQRLRRLTGSIGTWFRPSRTRYATPLVQRLAARAGYPHVLSYDVDSLDFTSPGAAAVTRKVAGEIRNGSVVSLHFGYADTVAALPLLLTEIDRRRLRAVTTTELLT